From the genome of Streptomyces spinoverrucosus:
TCCACCAGGAACGACACGTTGGCGAGCCAGCCGGTGGACTCCGGGCCCACGCTGACCGCGTCCACGTTCGGCTCCAGTGCCCGTCGCAGCGCGAGCGCGTCCTCGGCCTCCTTGGCCTTGACCGCCGCCGCGACCAGCTCGCCGAGCCGGAGCTTGTCCTCGTAACCGCCCCCGCCGGCCTTCCGGTTTGCCTCCGCGAGGGCGCGGATCTCCGGGCTCTCGGCCATCACGTGGTGCAGGACGGCTTCCTCGACGTGGTTGGCCTTGACGTTGTACTCGATCCGTCCGTCGAGCGCCGTCAGGCGTTCCTTGTAGTGCTCGGTGCGCTCGGCCAGCACGCCCGTGACCGCCGCGTCGTCCGGGGCGACGCTGCCGAACCGCATCGGCAGCACGCTCCCGCCCGATCCGGCCTCAGCGAGGACGTTCTGATGGGCCAGCAGGTCCTTGCGCTTGGGGCGCAGCCCTTCGGGCGCGTCGCTGACGATCGCCGCCAGGTCGCCCTCCTTCAGGATGCGCACGGGCCGGGCCGGGTCGCCGACGCCGCCCATGCCGTCGGGAAGGGCGGGATGCGAGCTCGCCGCGATGCCGTAGACGTACGTGCTCACTCCTGCTCCTCCTTCCGGCGCGTGGACGTGGACTTGCGGGCGCGCGGCCGGGGCTCGGCCTCGCCTTCCTCACGCGCCTGCCTGAAGGCGTCGGAGACGGTCTGCGCGGCGCCGGAGAGCGCGCCCTTGGACTTGCCGCGCGCGCCGGACTCGGTGATCTCGCCGACGACGTCGGGCAGGCCGGGGCTCTTGCGCGGCCCGGCCTCCAGGTCGAGGCGGTTGCACGCCTCGGCGAAGCGCAGATAGGTGTCGACGCTGGCGACGACGACCCGGACGTCGATCTTCAGGATCTCGATGCCGACCAGGGAGACGCGGACGAAGGCGTCGATCACCAGCCCCCTGTCGAGAACGAGTTCAAGCACGTCGTAGAGGCCGCTGCTGCCGCCTCCACCGCCGGTCTGCTGTGCCGGTACAACGGTCATGCCGGCTGTTCCTCCTTGTCGGTTGGTGTGGCTCCGGGTGGGCGGCCTAGCGGCCGCCCGGCCTGTGTGAGTCGGCCCGCCCTCGTTCGTAACGGCGAACGCGCCGATAGCCGGTGAGCTGTCCCTCGGGGTCC
Proteins encoded in this window:
- a CDS encoding GvpL/GvpF family gas vesicle protein; protein product: MSTYVYGIAASSHPALPDGMGGVGDPARPVRILKEGDLAAIVSDAPEGLRPKRKDLLAHQNVLAEAGSGGSVLPMRFGSVAPDDAAVTGVLAERTEHYKERLTALDGRIEYNVKANHVEEAVLHHVMAESPEIRALAEANRKAGGGGYEDKLRLGELVAAAVKAKEAEDALALRRALEPNVDAVSVGPESTGWLANVSFLVDRRSAENFLAAVERARGELPHLEVRVNGPLPPYSFVEPGPAEPAGSTVGGLDTGAG
- a CDS encoding gas vesicle structural protein GvpA, producing MTVVPAQQTGGGGGSSGLYDVLELVLDRGLVIDAFVRVSLVGIEILKIDVRVVVASVDTYLRFAEACNRLDLEAGPRKSPGLPDVVGEITESGARGKSKGALSGAAQTVSDAFRQAREEGEAEPRPRARKSTSTRRKEEQE